The following coding sequences lie in one Psychrobacter arenosus genomic window:
- a CDS encoding TerD family protein translates to MAISLTKGGNVNLSKEAPGLTNMTIGLGWDPRATDGQDFDLDAIAFLLDESGKVRNDSDFIFFNNLKSGDGSVEHTGDNRTGEGDGDDESIKVNLAAVPADVNKIAVCAIIYEGQARNQNFGQVSDAFIRVINDNGNTEIARYDLSEDGSTETAMIFGEIYRHSGEWKFRAVGQGFAGGLGPLAASYGVNV, encoded by the coding sequence AACCAATATGACCATCGGTCTTGGTTGGGATCCACGTGCTACTGACGGTCAAGATTTTGACTTAGACGCTATTGCCTTTTTGTTAGATGAATCTGGCAAAGTCCGTAATGACAGTGACTTTATCTTTTTCAATAACCTAAAGTCTGGCGATGGCTCAGTTGAGCATACCGGTGATAACCGTACGGGCGAAGGCGATGGCGATGATGAGTCTATCAAAGTTAACTTAGCGGCTGTCCCTGCTGACGTCAATAAAATTGCAGTATGCGCCATCATCTATGAAGGCCAAGCTCGTAACCAAAACTTCGGTCAAGTTAGCGATGCTTTCATCCGCGTTATCAATGACAATGGCAATACTGAAATCGCTCGTTATGACCTATCAGAAGACGGCAGCACTGAAACTGCTATGATCTTTGGTGAAATTTATCGCCATAGCGGTGAGTGGAAATTCCGCGCCGTTGGTCAAGGCTTCGCAGGCGGCCTAGGTCCATTAGCAGCTTCTTATGGCGTGAACGTATAA
- a CDS encoding TIGR00266 family protein — translation MAATFSLIGTIEPFLHCNLKKGDTIYCEANAMVMMETNLELKGKLQGGIMQSLMRRFANDESLFQQEIVAEHGEGDCLLAPTLDGDMQILDVGAQQYTLSDGAYVAASSGVDIRANIQRNLGGAVFGDTGGFVVMQTQGTGQVVVSGFGSLFEIDVEPGKDVIIDNGHVVCWDSRLQYNLSVSTSKKKGFMSNIINSVTSGEGMVLKFSGTGKVVICSRNRDSYRGWLQSVLGSNSGGRGGGGGLLNQIM, via the coding sequence ATGGCGGCAACTTTTAGCTTGATTGGCACCATTGAACCTTTTTTGCATTGTAACCTTAAAAAGGGCGACACGATTTACTGTGAAGCCAATGCCATGGTAATGATGGAGACCAATCTCGAGCTTAAAGGCAAATTGCAGGGCGGCATCATGCAGTCTTTGATGCGCCGCTTTGCTAATGATGAGTCCCTGTTTCAGCAAGAGATTGTCGCTGAACATGGCGAAGGTGATTGTCTGCTAGCCCCTACCCTCGATGGCGATATGCAAATTTTGGATGTTGGTGCGCAACAATATACTTTGAGCGATGGGGCTTATGTTGCGGCTTCAAGCGGGGTTGATATCCGAGCTAACATTCAGCGCAACTTAGGTGGCGCAGTGTTTGGTGATACTGGTGGCTTTGTGGTCATGCAGACCCAAGGTACGGGTCAAGTAGTGGTCTCGGGCTTTGGCTCGCTGTTTGAGATTGATGTAGAACCTGGCAAAGACGTGATTATTGATAATGGTCATGTGGTCTGCTGGGATTCGCGTCTACAATATAATTTATCGGTCTCTACCAGTAAGAAAAAAGGCTTTATGAGCAACATAATCAACTCCGTCACTAGTGGCGAAGGCATGGTGCTAAAATTCTCTGGTACTGGTAAAGTCGTAATCTGTTCACGCAACCGTGATAGTTATCGAGGCTGGCTGCAAAGCGTCTTGGGTAGCAATTCAGGTGGTCGTGGTGGCGGTGGTGGTCTACTCAACCAAATTATGTAA
- a CDS encoding TerD family protein has protein sequence MAVSLQKGQKISLSKEAGGTLTQIKMGLGWDVAQSSAPKKGGFLGSLFGGGGGSGDSIDLDASCIMFDSNKQPVDAIWFGQLKSKDGSILHTGDNRTGDGDGDDEVINVDLSRVPASVQSLVFTVNSFTGQTFETVENAFCRIINAGNNQEVARYNLSSQGSHTAMIMAKVYRHNGEWKMHAIGEIASGRTFQDLMPAVAPHA, from the coding sequence ATGGCAGTTAGTCTTCAGAAAGGTCAGAAAATCTCGCTAAGCAAAGAAGCGGGCGGTACGTTAACCCAAATTAAAATGGGCCTTGGTTGGGACGTGGCTCAATCTTCTGCGCCAAAGAAAGGCGGCTTTTTAGGCAGTTTATTTGGCGGTGGCGGCGGTAGTGGCGATAGCATCGACTTAGATGCTTCATGCATCATGTTTGATAGTAATAAACAACCTGTTGATGCGATTTGGTTTGGTCAGTTAAAATCGAAAGATGGCAGCATCTTGCATACCGGTGATAACCGTACTGGTGATGGCGACGGTGATGATGAAGTTATCAATGTAGATTTATCTCGCGTCCCAGCTAGTGTGCAATCGCTTGTATTCACGGTGAATAGCTTTACTGGTCAGACCTTTGAAACAGTTGAGAATGCTTTTTGCCGAATTATCAATGCGGGCAATAACCAAGAGGTGGCTCGTTATAACCTATCGTCGCAGGGCAGCCATACTGCAATGATTATGGCGAAAGTTTATCGTCATAACGGTGAGTGGAAAATGCATGCGATTGGTGAAATCGCTTCGGGCCGTACCTTCCAGGACTTGATGCCTGCTGTGGCTCCGCATGCTTAG